A window from Halomicrobium urmianum encodes these proteins:
- a CDS encoding signal recognition particle protein Srp54 → MVLDDLGSSLRGTLDDLRGKSRISEEDVEDVVREIQRSLLQADVDVGLVQELSDNIETRALEEEPPAGTTPRDWVLRIVYEELVDLVGESTEIPLQDQTIMLAGLYGSGKTTTAAKMAWWFSTKGLRPAIIQTDTDRPGAYDQSKQMAENAEVDFYGDPDEDDPVAIAERGLEETSDADVRIVDTAGRDGLNEELIEQIERIGAAVNPDRNLLVIDAAMGQSAKDQAQEFEEAIGIDGVAITKLDGTAKGGGALAAVDQTDSTIAFLGTGETVKDIERFEPSGFISRLLGMGDLKQLTERVERAMQETQEDVEEDWDPEDMLEGQFTLNDMRKQMEAMNNMGPLDQVLDMIPGLGGGLMDQLPDDAMDVTQERMRDFEVVMDSMTEEELENPRVVGQSRTERIAKGSGKPEERVRELLQQHRQMEQMLKQFQGMGDGDMERMMQQMQGGGGGPGGGGMGGLGGGGGGPFGD, encoded by the coding sequence ATGGTACTCGACGATCTCGGGAGCTCTCTCCGGGGGACGCTCGACGACCTCAGGGGGAAGTCCCGCATCTCCGAGGAGGACGTCGAGGACGTCGTCCGGGAGATCCAGCGGTCGCTGCTCCAGGCCGACGTCGACGTCGGCCTCGTCCAGGAGCTGTCGGACAACATCGAGACGCGCGCCCTCGAGGAGGAGCCGCCCGCGGGGACGACGCCCCGCGACTGGGTGCTGCGCATCGTCTACGAGGAGCTGGTGGATCTGGTGGGCGAGTCCACCGAGATCCCCCTCCAGGACCAGACGATCATGCTGGCCGGCCTGTACGGGTCGGGGAAGACGACGACGGCCGCGAAGATGGCCTGGTGGTTCTCCACGAAAGGCCTGCGGCCGGCGATCATCCAGACCGACACGGACCGGCCGGGCGCCTACGACCAGTCCAAGCAGATGGCCGAGAACGCCGAGGTGGACTTCTACGGCGACCCCGACGAGGACGACCCGGTGGCCATCGCCGAGCGCGGCCTGGAGGAGACGAGCGACGCCGACGTCCGCATCGTCGACACGGCGGGCCGGGACGGTCTCAACGAGGAGCTGATCGAGCAGATCGAACGCATCGGCGCGGCAGTGAACCCGGACCGGAACCTGCTAGTGATCGACGCGGCGATGGGCCAGTCCGCGAAGGACCAGGCCCAGGAGTTCGAGGAGGCCATCGGCATCGACGGCGTCGCCATCACCAAGCTCGACGGGACGGCGAAGGGTGGCGGCGCGCTGGCGGCGGTCGACCAGACCGACTCTACCATCGCCTTCCTGGGCACCGGGGAGACGGTCAAGGACATCGAGCGCTTCGAGCCCTCGGGGTTCATCTCCCGCCTGCTCGGCATGGGCGACCTCAAGCAGCTCACCGAGCGGGTCGAGCGGGCGATGCAGGAGACCCAGGAGGACGTCGAGGAGGACTGGGACCCCGAGGACATGCTGGAGGGGCAGTTCACCCTCAACGACATGCGCAAGCAGATGGAGGCGATGAACAACATGGGCCCGCTCGATCAGGTGCTGGACATGATCCCCGGACTCGGCGGCGGGCTGATGGACCAGCTGCCCGACGACGCCATGGACGTCACCCAGGAGCGGATGCGCGACTTCGAGGTCGTCATGGACTCGATGACCGAGGAGGAGCTGGAGAACCCCCGCGTCGTCGGCCAGAGCCGCACCGAGCGCATCGCGAAGGGGTCGGGCAAGCCCGAGGAGCGCGTCCGCGAACTGCTCCAGCAGCACCGCCAGATGGAGCAGATGCTCAAGCAGTTCCAGGGCATGGGCGACGGCGACATGGAGCGGATGATGCAGCAGATGCAGGGCGGTGGCGGCGGCCCCGGTGGCGGCGGCATGGGCGGGCTCGGCGGCGGTGGCGGCGGTCCCTTCGGGGACTGA
- a CDS encoding CBS domain-containing protein has protein sequence MIVTVTVDDVMQSPVESVAPEATLGEAAAHMDDRPIGSVVVVEDGEPVGILTEADVVDAFVLDADRGGAVTGPMSSPVTTIELDTTVDDAAALMRETGVSKLPVVDDGELVGIVTAVDLSYYIPALIHATGAVERSERRRDVRPDTAYEDDDWAFESYGPDDEVVEVGDSVEFSKTIDAADVEAFAEASGDTNRLHLDADYAAETRFGERIAHGTLVAGTISAALARLPGLTIYLSQETAYQGPVPIDDRVTADCEVVEDLGKDRYRLTTRVEDGDGETVIDGDAVVLSDPVPDV, from the coding sequence ATGATAGTCACCGTTACGGTCGACGACGTCATGCAGAGCCCGGTCGAGTCCGTCGCACCGGAGGCGACGCTTGGGGAGGCCGCGGCGCACATGGACGACCGTCCGATCGGTTCCGTCGTGGTGGTCGAGGACGGCGAGCCCGTGGGGATCCTCACCGAGGCGGACGTCGTCGACGCCTTCGTGTTGGACGCCGACCGCGGCGGCGCGGTCACCGGCCCGATGAGTTCGCCCGTGACCACCATTGAACTGGACACGACCGTCGACGACGCCGCGGCCCTGATGCGGGAGACGGGCGTGTCGAAGCTCCCGGTCGTCGACGACGGTGAACTGGTCGGCATCGTCACCGCAGTCGACCTGTCGTACTACATTCCAGCGCTGATCCACGCGACCGGTGCCGTCGAGCGGTCCGAGCGTCGGCGCGACGTCCGGCCCGACACCGCCTACGAGGACGACGACTGGGCGTTCGAGAGCTACGGGCCCGACGACGAGGTCGTCGAGGTCGGCGACAGCGTCGAGTTCTCGAAGACCATCGACGCCGCCGACGTGGAGGCGTTCGCCGAGGCCAGCGGCGACACGAACCGCCTGCACCTCGACGCCGACTACGCCGCAGAGACGCGGTTCGGCGAGCGCATCGCCCACGGGACGCTCGTGGCGGGGACCATCAGCGCCGCGCTGGCGCGCCTGCCCGGGCTGACCATCTACCTCTCGCAGGAGACGGCCTACCAGGGCCCGGTACCCATCGACGACCGGGTGACCGCCGACTGCGAGGTCGTCGAGGACCTCGGGAAGGACCGCTACCGGCTGACCACGCGGGTCGAGGACGGCGACGGCGAGACGGTCATCGACGGCGACGCGGTCGTGCTGAGCGACCCGGTCCCGGACGTGTAG
- a CDS encoding nucleoside recognition protein — protein sequence MAAAAPITDVLVDSVVPRVASIAAFVAAGVFLANLAVAFGLVERIAALSRYLTDPANLPREVGTAILATTASPTAGYGMLAEFRKSGVLDDRATLVAVTINTFFGFAQHIFTFYAPVLIPILGLRVGLLYVGARAAISLSITLVGLLAGAVFLSDRNVDRGRAAEVDAHAPDGGETTAREKVREAAESTAEKLRSILPRLAVVYTAVALVVARYDVQQLTAVADPLTAPLGLPGAAPSVVAVFAVDTTSGALFVAPLIEDGVFTPRQAVATMLLGGIVSFAFSTFKRSIPFQYGIWGAEFGSKVIAVNTALKVVFIALAVAILLVP from the coding sequence CTGGCCGCCGCGGCACCGATCACCGACGTACTCGTCGACAGCGTCGTCCCCCGCGTCGCCTCCATCGCCGCCTTCGTCGCGGCCGGGGTGTTCCTGGCGAACCTGGCCGTCGCGTTCGGCCTCGTCGAGCGGATCGCCGCCCTCTCGCGGTACCTGACCGACCCCGCCAACCTGCCACGGGAGGTCGGCACCGCAATCCTCGCGACGACGGCCTCGCCGACTGCGGGCTACGGGATGCTCGCCGAGTTCCGGAAGTCGGGCGTGCTGGACGACCGCGCCACGCTCGTGGCGGTGACCATCAACACGTTCTTCGGCTTCGCCCAGCACATCTTCACTTTCTACGCGCCCGTCCTGATCCCGATCCTCGGCCTGCGCGTGGGGCTGCTGTACGTCGGGGCCAGGGCCGCGATCTCGCTTTCGATCACACTGGTGGGCCTCCTCGCCGGGGCCGTCTTCCTCTCGGACCGGAACGTCGACCGCGGGCGCGCGGCCGAGGTGGACGCGCACGCGCCCGACGGGGGCGAGACGACGGCCCGGGAGAAGGTCCGCGAGGCCGCCGAGTCGACGGCCGAGAAGCTCCGCTCGATCCTGCCGCGCCTGGCGGTCGTCTACACCGCGGTCGCCCTGGTCGTCGCCCGGTACGACGTCCAGCAGCTGACGGCCGTCGCCGACCCCCTGACGGCCCCGCTGGGGCTGCCCGGCGCGGCCCCGTCCGTCGTCGCCGTCTTCGCCGTCGACACCACCAGCGGCGCGCTCTTCGTCGCGCCGCTGATCGAGGACGGCGTGTTCACCCCACGTCAGGCCGTCGCCACGATGCTGCTCGGCGGCATCGTCTCCTTCGCCTTCTCCACGTTCAAGCGGTCGATCCCCTTCCAGTACGGGATCTGGGGCGCCGAGTTCGGCTCGAAGGTGATCGCCGTCAACACGGCGCTGAAGGTCGTCTTCATCGCGCTGGCCGTGGCGATCCTGCTGGTGCCGTGA
- a CDS encoding AbrB/MazE/SpoVT family DNA-binding domain-containing protein → MSNSVEDETTVNDSYSVTVPASVRSEADLEAGDRLRWRVDEGGDLHVEVVKRRRGAFSELDPVELDEETNAAEDHDTVAGEY, encoded by the coding sequence ATGTCCAACAGCGTCGAAGACGAGACGACCGTCAACGACAGCTACTCGGTGACAGTCCCCGCGAGCGTGCGAAGCGAGGCTGACCTGGAGGCCGGCGACAGGCTCCGGTGGCGCGTCGACGAGGGCGGTGACCTCCACGTCGAGGTCGTGAAGCGGCGCCGCGGTGCGTTCTCGGAGCTCGATCCGGTCGAACTGGACGAGGAGACGAACGCGGCCGAGGACCACGACACCGTCGCCGGCGAGTACTGA
- a CDS encoding magnesium transporter, giving the protein MTVREVAAEAYRETLPVLAVSAVGGLFAGLMLGGMEAELERVAGLLVIVPALLATRGNVYGSLGARLGSALHQGLVEPTFTAGNDRLNAAVAAALANGVLISGFAAVLAIPVLWLLGRPAAGFWTLLGIALLAGFVSGLLLTVAVVSVVFVGYRRGLNPDTLAGPVVTTTGDVVGIATLLAATRVVLALGGG; this is encoded by the coding sequence ATGACGGTCCGCGAGGTCGCCGCCGAGGCCTACCGCGAGACGCTGCCCGTGCTGGCGGTCAGCGCGGTCGGCGGCCTCTTCGCGGGCCTGATGCTGGGCGGGATGGAGGCGGAACTGGAGCGCGTCGCCGGCCTGCTGGTGATCGTCCCGGCGCTTTTGGCCACCCGCGGCAACGTGTACGGATCGCTGGGCGCACGGCTGGGATCGGCGCTCCACCAGGGGCTGGTCGAACCGACGTTCACCGCCGGAAACGACCGGCTGAACGCCGCCGTCGCGGCCGCGCTGGCCAACGGCGTCCTGATCAGCGGCTTCGCCGCCGTGCTGGCGATTCCGGTCCTCTGGCTGCTGGGCCGGCCGGCAGCGGGCTTCTGGACGCTGCTCGGCATCGCGCTGCTGGCGGGCTTCGTCTCCGGCCTCCTGTTGACCGTCGCCGTCGTCTCCGTCGTCTTCGTCGGTTACCGCCGCGGCCTGAACCCGGACACGCTCGCCGGACCGGTGGTCACGACTACCGGGGACGTCGTGGGCATCGCGACGCTGCTGGCCGCCACGCGCGTCGTGCTCGCCCTGGGAGGTGGCTAG
- a CDS encoding magnesium transporter, which produces MRTMLPILVVLTAIELVSGLVLETFEETLLTYPTLLVLVPVTIGMAGNLGSVLAARLSTAVHLGLLSFEPTDDRMAGNAVATVGLSLTVFPLVGAAAWALQSVVGGATLDLGTIVVVASVSGLVLAVLAVLVTVATTYAAYRFRLDPDDVVIPVVTNVCDVLGVLVLFAAFRLLV; this is translated from the coding sequence ATGCGGACCATGCTGCCGATCCTGGTCGTCCTGACCGCCATCGAACTGGTCAGCGGCCTCGTGCTGGAGACCTTCGAGGAGACGCTGCTGACCTATCCCACGCTGCTGGTGCTCGTGCCGGTCACCATCGGCATGGCCGGCAACCTCGGGAGCGTCCTCGCCGCCCGCCTGTCCACCGCGGTCCACCTGGGGCTGCTCTCCTTCGAACCGACCGACGACCGCATGGCCGGCAACGCCGTGGCCACCGTCGGCCTGTCGCTGACGGTGTTCCCGCTCGTCGGAGCAGCCGCGTGGGCGCTGCAGTCCGTCGTCGGCGGGGCGACGCTGGACCTCGGTACCATCGTCGTCGTCGCCTCGGTCAGCGGCCTCGTGCTGGCCGTGCTGGCGGTGCTGGTGACCGTGGCGACGACGTACGCCGCCTACCGGTTCCGCCTCGACCCGGACGACGTCGTCATTCCCGTGGTCACCAACGTCTGCGACGTCCTCGGCGTGCTCGTCCTGTTCGCCGCCTTCCGCCTGCTCGTGTAG
- a CDS encoding HAD family hydrolase: protein MTTAVCFDLDGTLVQYERPFPEFARAALSEHLETVSDDAADAYSEAFFDAFEALESDPFEAGMRAVLEAGGTGGDDADVAAMVEALREREFESASVSAAARDCLDELAADDDIRLALVTDGVGDWQRAKLERVGLADAFDEVIVSYDVGGHKADGAPYDAVRERIDADEYVMVGDDYEGDVEAAREAGFVPIHYEDDENDLFAVLRAML, encoded by the coding sequence ATGACGACCGCGGTCTGTTTCGACCTCGACGGGACGCTCGTTCAGTACGAGCGACCGTTCCCGGAGTTCGCGCGCGCTGCCCTCTCGGAGCACCTGGAGACGGTGTCCGACGACGCTGCCGACGCGTACAGCGAGGCCTTCTTCGACGCGTTCGAGGCGCTGGAGTCCGATCCCTTCGAGGCCGGGATGCGGGCCGTCCTCGAAGCCGGCGGAACGGGCGGGGACGACGCAGACGTCGCGGCCATGGTCGAGGCGCTCCGCGAACGGGAGTTCGAGAGCGCGAGCGTCTCCGCGGCGGCGCGCGACTGCCTCGACGAGCTGGCGGCCGACGACGACATCCGGCTGGCCCTGGTCACCGACGGCGTCGGCGACTGGCAGCGGGCGAAACTGGAGCGGGTCGGCCTCGCGGACGCGTTCGACGAGGTAATCGTCTCCTACGACGTCGGCGGCCACAAGGCCGACGGGGCGCCCTACGACGCCGTCCGCGAGCGGATCGACGCCGACGAGTACGTCATGGTCGGCGACGACTACGAGGGGGACGTCGAGGCCGCCCGCGAGGCTGGGTTCGTCCCGATCCACTACGAGGACGACGAGAACGACCTGTTCGCGGTCCTGCGGGCGATGCTCTGA
- a CDS encoding sodium:solute symporter family transporter, producing MIDTLLQGGLLPEGLDVSFKLLPAILVLSMLALFLVIGYVFRVADTEGMWVAGRSIGNVENGMAIGANWMSAASYLGMAALIALSGIYGLAFVVGWSTGYFILLIFMAAQMRRFGKYTAPDFVGDRFNSDTARAIAAVTTFLIGFVYAIGQARGMGLVGLYIFGDIGIPGLSGYQSMVVFMMAITVGYLTLSGMMGATKNMAVQYVILIVAFLVGLYAVGWTQGYSTVLPQIEYGQLISELSREFSAPFVNQSYYLWIATAFSLVVGTCGLPHVLVRFYTVENERTARWSTVWGLGFILLLYLSAPAFAAFGTDLFANNVGPVYGEGGMSSAAGDVIVVLAAQLSNLPQWFVGFVAAGGIAAAIATTAGLFITGSSAIAHDIYTNIINPEATQREQVLVGRLSIIALGVITTLAALDPAAPIAALVSYAFSLAGAVLFPMFFLGLWWENTNRQGALAGMTTGLVIWFIPMLNEVAPNYGLFTGMAGEAGVISPALAQWLPAVGSALVATPIVFLVTIAVSLMTAEPDLKTKRMVRQCHSPEPMGQQQTAEDVVTTDGGETPADD from the coding sequence ATGATCGACACGCTACTCCAGGGAGGGCTCCTCCCCGAGGGGCTTGACGTCTCGTTCAAGCTCCTGCCGGCGATCCTGGTGCTGTCGATGCTGGCGCTGTTCCTGGTGATCGGGTACGTGTTCCGCGTGGCCGACACCGAGGGCATGTGGGTCGCCGGTCGCTCGATCGGCAACGTCGAGAACGGCATGGCGATCGGCGCCAACTGGATGTCGGCCGCCTCCTATCTGGGAATGGCAGCGCTGATCGCCCTCTCGGGGATCTACGGGCTGGCGTTTGTCGTCGGCTGGTCGACGGGCTACTTCATCCTGCTGATCTTCATGGCCGCGCAGATGCGGCGGTTCGGCAAGTACACGGCGCCCGACTTCGTCGGCGACCGGTTCAACTCGGACACCGCCCGCGCCATCGCCGCGGTCACCACGTTCCTGATCGGCTTCGTGTACGCCATCGGGCAGGCCCGCGGCATGGGCCTGGTGGGGCTGTACATCTTCGGCGACATCGGCATCCCCGGCCTGAGCGGCTACCAGTCGATGGTCGTCTTCATGATGGCGATCACCGTCGGCTACCTGACGCTCTCCGGGATGATGGGGGCGACGAAGAACATGGCCGTCCAGTACGTGATCCTCATCGTCGCGTTCCTCGTCGGCCTGTACGCGGTCGGCTGGACGCAGGGGTACTCGACGGTGCTCCCGCAGATCGAGTACGGACAACTGATCAGCGAACTCAGCCGCGAGTTCAGCGCGCCGTTCGTCAACCAGAGCTACTACCTGTGGATCGCGACGGCGTTCTCGCTCGTCGTCGGTACCTGCGGCCTCCCGCACGTGCTGGTCCGGTTCTACACGGTCGAGAACGAGCGGACCGCCCGCTGGTCGACCGTCTGGGGGCTCGGGTTCATCCTCCTGCTGTACCTCAGCGCTCCGGCGTTCGCCGCGTTCGGGACCGACCTCTTCGCCAACAACGTCGGTCCCGTCTACGGCGAGGGCGGGATGTCGAGCGCGGCCGGTGACGTGATCGTCGTGCTGGCGGCCCAGCTGTCCAATCTGCCCCAGTGGTTCGTCGGGTTCGTGGCCGCCGGCGGCATCGCCGCTGCGATCGCCACCACGGCGGGCCTGTTCATCACCGGTTCGTCGGCCATCGCCCACGACATCTACACGAACATCATCAACCCCGAGGCGACCCAGCGCGAGCAGGTGCTCGTCGGTCGCCTGAGCATCATCGCGCTCGGTGTCATCACGACGCTGGCAGCGCTGGACCCGGCGGCACCCATCGCCGCGCTGGTGTCCTACGCGTTCTCGCTCGCCGGCGCCGTCCTGTTCCCCATGTTCTTCCTCGGCCTGTGGTGGGAGAACACGAACCGCCAGGGCGCGCTGGCCGGCATGACCACCGGCCTCGTCATCTGGTTCATCCCGATGCTCAACGAGGTGGCCCCGAACTACGGGCTGTTCACCGGGATGGCCGGCGAAGCCGGCGTCATCTCGCCCGCGCTCGCCCAGTGGCTCCCGGCAGTCGGCTCGGCGCTGGTGGCCACTCCCATCGTCTTCCTCGTCACCATCGCCGTCTCGCTGATGACTGCCGAACCGGACCTGAAGACCAAGCGGATGGTCCGCCAGTGTCACAGCCCGGAGCCGATGGGTCAACAGCAGACCGCCGAAGACGTCGTGACCACCGACGGGGGCGAGACCCCCGCGGACGACTGA
- a CDS encoding universal stress protein, with protein MYQIVAGIDTSEERAAAAADAITDLPLEDDSVRVTLLHAFDDDGEEVPVEEVPSVQRARNALDEAGIEATCAGATGDPADAIMERADDVDADMIVVAGRKRTPAGKVLFGSVTQSVILGTDRPVFVCSAGDVL; from the coding sequence ATGTACCAGATCGTCGCGGGGATAGACACGAGCGAAGAGCGGGCCGCGGCGGCCGCGGACGCGATCACCGACCTGCCGCTGGAAGACGACTCGGTCCGCGTCACGCTGCTCCACGCTTTCGACGACGACGGCGAGGAGGTGCCCGTCGAGGAAGTGCCCTCCGTGCAGCGGGCCCGGAACGCCCTCGACGAGGCGGGCATCGAGGCGACCTGCGCGGGCGCGACCGGTGACCCGGCCGACGCGATCATGGAGCGAGCCGACGACGTCGACGCGGACATGATCGTCGTGGCCGGGCGCAAGCGCACGCCCGCGGGCAAGGTCCTGTTCGGCAGCGTGACCCAGAGCGTAATCCTCGGGACGGACCGGCCGGTGTTCGTCTGCAGCGCTGGCGACGTCCTCTAG
- a CDS encoding thermonuclease family protein: MHQSASAVALVSAALILAGCSAVGPVTPTPAVDGGDSADGAIPDGADTLPATVTRVVDGDTVEVRAGGETDTVRLVGVDAPETRGETYSAEFEGVPDTAAGRACLARAADNATAALADLVADRDVTLAVDPLTDRRDRYDRLLAHVVVDGSNANHRLVETGRARVYDTEFALADRFYESERAAQDERRGLWSCADEPTGHAGLQLRVRVDAPGDDRENPNGEYVALVAGDDAVDVGGWTVSDEAGREFTFPEGTTVPANGSVRLYSGSGEDTSTEFYWDEGAVWNNDGDTAFVRDADGDLVLEHSY; encoded by the coding sequence ATGCATCAGTCGGCGTCCGCGGTCGCCCTCGTCTCCGCCGCCCTGATCCTCGCCGGGTGCAGCGCCGTCGGACCGGTCACGCCGACGCCCGCCGTCGACGGCGGCGACTCGGCCGACGGAGCGATCCCCGACGGCGCGGACACCCTGCCAGCCACGGTCACCCGCGTCGTCGACGGCGACACGGTCGAGGTCCGCGCCGGCGGCGAGACCGACACCGTCCGTCTGGTCGGCGTCGACGCGCCGGAGACGCGGGGCGAGACGTACTCTGCGGAGTTCGAGGGCGTCCCCGACACGGCCGCCGGCCGCGCGTGCCTCGCTCGTGCGGCCGACAACGCAACCGCCGCGCTCGCCGACCTGGTCGCCGACCGCGACGTGACCCTCGCCGTCGACCCCCTGACCGACCGCCGCGACCGCTACGACCGCCTGCTGGCCCACGTCGTCGTCGACGGGAGCAACGCCAACCACCGCCTCGTCGAGACCGGCCGCGCCCGCGTCTACGACACCGAGTTCGCCCTCGCCGATCGCTTCTACGAGAGCGAACGCGCCGCCCAGGACGAGCGGCGCGGACTCTGGAGTTGCGCCGACGAGCCGACCGGCCACGCTGGCCTGCAGCTCCGCGTCCGCGTCGACGCGCCCGGCGACGACCGCGAGAACCCTAACGGCGAGTACGTCGCACTCGTCGCGGGCGACGACGCCGTCGACGTCGGCGGCTGGACCGTCTCCGACGAGGCCGGCCGCGAGTTCACGTTCCCCGAGGGAACCACCGTGCCCGCGAACGGCAGCGTACGGCTCTACTCCGGTTCGGGCGAGGACACGTCAACCGAGTTCTACTGGGACGAGGGCGCCGTCTGGAACAACGACGGCGACACCGCCTTCGTCCGTGACGCGGACGGGGATCTCGTTCTGGAGCACTCGTACTAG
- a CDS encoding universal stress protein: protein MYDNILVPTDGSDTARAAVDHAVDLAGKYDATVHALYVVDVNATNYSLGTEQVDRIRQGRLNEMTEVREDADEATGYVADAAADHGVDVVEHVTAGEPARAIRNFVRDNDIDLVVMGSHGRSGLSRVVLGSVAETVLRRTHVPVLVVDVHGETESPVVEDEEGAQS from the coding sequence ATGTACGACAACATTCTCGTTCCGACGGACGGCAGCGACACGGCCCGCGCGGCGGTCGACCACGCGGTCGACCTCGCGGGCAAGTACGACGCGACGGTCCACGCACTGTACGTCGTGGACGTCAACGCGACCAACTACTCGCTGGGCACGGAACAGGTCGACCGGATCCGGCAGGGCCGGCTCAACGAGATGACGGAGGTCCGCGAGGACGCCGACGAGGCGACCGGCTACGTCGCCGACGCCGCCGCCGACCACGGCGTCGACGTCGTCGAGCACGTCACCGCCGGCGAACCCGCCCGGGCGATCCGGAACTTCGTCAGGGACAACGACATCGACCTCGTCGTGATGGGGAGCCACGGCCGCTCGGGCCTCTCGCGGGTCGTCCTCGGCAGCGTCGCCGAGACGGTCCTCCGGCGGACCCACGTGCCCGTCCTCGTGGTCGACGTCCACGGCGAGACCGAATCGCCCGTCGTCGAGGACGAGGAGGGCGCGCAGTCGTGA
- a CDS encoding DUF4212 domain-containing protein yields the protein MNDSDRVEAESEPREYRTDGGTATARERSVNYLDAEVNIFKPSTPFMRDHLRIIWTGFVAWALIVFGPVTLTAVAPDAMSTQLPVLGFPLHYFLIAIGAPGGSLVLAFWYARQRDQLDEEYGIDHTVTGSTADEEAVAADGGADA from the coding sequence ATGAACGATAGTGATAGAGTCGAGGCAGAGAGCGAACCGCGTGAGTACCGCACTGACGGCGGGACAGCGACGGCCCGGGAACGATCGGTCAACTATCTCGACGCCGAGGTGAACATCTTCAAGCCGTCGACCCCGTTCATGCGGGACCACCTGCGGATCATCTGGACCGGATTCGTGGCGTGGGCGTTGATCGTCTTCGGTCCGGTGACGCTGACGGCCGTCGCGCCGGACGCGATGTCGACCCAGCTGCCCGTACTCGGGTTCCCGCTGCACTACTTCCTGATCGCGATCGGAGCGCCGGGGGGGTCGCTCGTACTCGCGTTCTGGTACGCCCGCCAGCGCGACCAGCTCGACGAGGAGTACGGTATCGATCACACCGTGACCGGGAGCACCGCCGACGAGGAGGCCGTAGCGGCCGACGGAGGGGCTGACGCATGA
- a CDS encoding molybdopterin-dependent oxidoreductase, which translates to MSHLARLIPPPRLVDWSLAAAVALVAGTGLYSLAVGDPAGAWVFDLHAVGGLALLVLVALKLRRVAGRVRPDRLTGPRVLSVLLAALALGALGTGIWWALGGSLAVGPWGPWGLLMVHMILGSLVPLVLVWHLRHRFHSPGAVDPDRRSALSYAVIVGAAGLAWRGQEAVDDLFATPGAARRFTGSRERGSDAGNDFPVTSWVADDPDPIDGDAWALRVRGRVADPGTFGVDDLETDDSDDDPATATERAVLDCTSGWYSEHDWRGLRVGDLLDRAGPDDAAQWVQFRSVTGYRWSLPVEEVRDALLATHVDGERLSHAHGYPLRLVAPDRRGFQWVKWVTEVRVTRRREVGEWVAIFVSGFEE; encoded by the coding sequence GTGAGCCACCTCGCCAGGCTAATTCCGCCGCCGCGACTCGTCGACTGGAGCCTGGCGGCGGCCGTGGCGCTCGTGGCAGGAACGGGGCTCTACAGCCTGGCAGTCGGCGACCCCGCCGGCGCGTGGGTGTTCGATTTGCACGCGGTCGGCGGGCTCGCTCTCCTCGTCCTCGTCGCGCTCAAACTCCGGCGCGTCGCGGGACGCGTCCGGCCGGACCGCCTGACGGGGCCGCGAGTCCTCTCGGTCCTGCTCGCCGCCCTCGCGCTGGGCGCACTCGGCACGGGGATCTGGTGGGCGCTGGGCGGGTCGCTCGCCGTCGGTCCGTGGGGTCCCTGGGGACTGCTGATGGTCCACATGATCCTGGGGTCGCTCGTGCCGCTGGTTCTGGTCTGGCACCTGCGCCATCGCTTCCACTCGCCGGGGGCAGTGGACCCAGACCGCCGCTCGGCGCTGTCCTACGCGGTCATCGTGGGAGCGGCCGGGCTGGCGTGGCGTGGGCAGGAAGCCGTCGACGACCTCTTCGCGACGCCCGGCGCAGCGCGGCGGTTCACCGGCTCGCGCGAGCGCGGCAGCGACGCGGGCAACGACTTCCCGGTCACCAGCTGGGTCGCCGACGACCCCGACCCGATTGACGGCGACGCGTGGGCGCTCCGGGTGCGCGGCCGCGTGGCCGACCCGGGGACGTTCGGCGTCGACGATCTGGAGACCGACGACTCGGACGACGACCCCGCGACTGCCACCGAGCGCGCCGTCCTCGACTGCACGAGCGGCTGGTACTCCGAGCACGACTGGCGCGGCCTCCGGGTGGGCGACCTGCTCGACCGTGCCGGGCCCGACGACGCCGCGCAGTGGGTGCAGTTCCGCTCCGTCACGGGCTATCGCTGGTCGCTCCCGGTCGAGGAGGTCCGCGACGCCCTGCTCGCGACGCACGTCGACGGCGAGCGCCTCTCGCACGCGCACGGCTACCCGCTGCGACTGGTGGCCCCCGACAGGCGCGGCTTCCAGTGGGTCAAGTGGGTCACCGAGGTCCGGGTGACGAGGCGCCGCGAGGTCGGCGAGTGGGTCGCCATCTTCGTGAGCGGCTTCGAGGAGTAG